Proteins encoded in a region of the Sander lucioperca isolate FBNREF2018 chromosome 18, SLUC_FBN_1.2, whole genome shotgun sequence genome:
- the diras1b gene encoding GTP-binding protein Di-Ras1b, translating to MPEQSNDYRVVVFGAGGVGKSSLVLRFVKGTFRDTYIPTVEDTYRQVISCDKSVCTLQITDTTGSHQFPAMQRLSISKGHAFILVYSITSKQSLEELKPIYQQVLAIKGNVEAIPIMLVGNKSDETQREVDTKDGEAQANQWKCAFMETSAKTNHNVTELFQELLNLDKKRNMSLNIDGKRSGKQSRAERLKGKCSVM from the exons ATGCCGGAGCAGAGCAACGACTATCGTGTGGTGGTGTTCGGGGCAGGGGGAGTGGGGAAGAGCTCCCTGGTCCTGCGCTTCGTGAAGGGCACCTTTAGGGACACCTACATCCCCACAGTGGAGGACACCTACCGCCAGGTGATCAGCTGCGATAAGAGTGTGTGCACCCTCCAGATCACCGACACCACAGGGAGCCACCAGTTCCCGGCCATGCAGCGCCTGTCCATCTCTAAAGGCCATGCCTTCATCCTGGTCTACTCCATCACGAGCAAACAGTCCCTGGAGGAGCTCAAACCCATTTAccaacag GTCTTGGCCATCAAGGGCAACGTTGAGGCCATCCCCATCATGCTTGTGGGCAACAAGAGCGACGAGACCCAGCGGGAGGTGGACACCAAGGACGGGGAAGCCCAGGCCAACCAGTGGAAGTGCGCCTTCATGGAGACATCGGCCAAGACCAACCACAACGTAACCGAGCTTTTTCAGGAGCTCCTCAACCTGGACAAGAAGAGGAACATGAGCCTCAACATCGACGGCAAGCGCTCAGGGAAGCAGTCCCGCGCCGAGAGACTGAAGGGCAAATGCAGCGTCATGTAA